One window of Parambassis ranga chromosome 3, fParRan2.1, whole genome shotgun sequence genomic DNA carries:
- the pkd1l3 gene encoding polycystic kidney disease protein 1-like 2 → MPNYIDVTRTAELFTTVSSNYVVLALLCAFFGLYLITLLWACYADRRARTKRKMTLLEDNHPGAPYNYLISVQTGHRKNAGTSANVTLKLIGSEGESYTHTLTDPDKPVLERGAVDVFLLATPFPLGEVRNLRLQHDNSGGHPSWYINKVTIQDLQNRHVWHFFCGCWLSADRGDGVTKKTFNAAKNNEISSFRNIFQTRTSTGFRDEHIWVSIVDPPSRSPFTRAQRVSCCMSLLLCTMAINIAFWNLPVDETSPVIFSFGSLRITWQDIMVGVESGLLMFPINILIITIFRSIRPRIVKSKKDDSEKREITPAVTVPGLLKDTEEVISLVSKSARNKMSTPHKLESTADLLPALDSIHVLIQLMQGETESDYHWVYCSKFLLAGLCHLLKCLEKVDEKNFQSPQEYHQVLSLTNLLVRKAEMVFSSHLASCLPPVQKKKKRVSSGCWLPWWCVFLGWFLLLSISGISTFFTLLYGLDYGKEKSIKWVISLGLSLFQSIFILQPLKVIGVAVFFALLLKPVAVEETEEVEQVLLEQQDKCRRYSGRDTL, encoded by the exons ATGCCAAACTACATCGATGTGACTCGCACAGCGGAGCTGTTTACCACCGTGTCTAGCAACTATGTGGTTCTAGccctgctgtgtgctttcttcGGCCTCTACCTGATCACTCTTCTGTGGGCCTGCTACGCCGACCGGCGGGCACGAACAAAG AGGAAGATGACTCTGCTAGAGGACAATCATCCAGGGGCTCCCTATAACTACCTGATCAGTGTCCAGACTGGACATCGCAAGAATGCTGGAACTTCTGCTAAT GTCACACTGAAGCTGATTGgttcagagggagagagctaCACACATACCCTCACAGATCCTGACAAGCCCGTGCTGGAGAGAGGAGCTGTCGATGTATTCCTGCTGGCCACACCCTTCCCACTAGGCGAAGTGCGAAATCTCAGACTGCAGCATGACAACTCTGGAGGTCACCCATCATG GTATATAAACAAGGTGACCATCCAAGACCTTCAAAATCGTCATGTATGGCACTTTTTTTGTGGCTGCTGGCTGAGTGCTGACAGAGGAGACGGCGTGACGAAGAAAACCTTCAATGCTGCAAAGAACAACGAAATTTCCAGTTTCAG GAATATTTTCCAGACCAGAACATCCACTGGATTTAGAGATGAACACATCTGGGTGTCTATCGTGGATCCTCCCTCACGCAGCCCATTCACACGTGCTCAGAGGGTGTCATGCTGCATGAGCCTGCTCCTCTGCACCATGGCCATCAACATCGCCTTTTGGAACCTTCCTGTAGATGAAACTTCACCAGTGATCTTCTCTTTTG GTTCACTCCGCATCACTTGGCAGGACATAATGGTGGGCGTGGAGAGTGGGCTTCTGATGTTTCCGATCAACATTCTTATCATCACCATCTTCCGAAGCATCCGGCCTCGCATCGTCAAGTCTAAGAAAGACgattcagagaagagagagatcaCCCCTGCAGTGACCGTACCAGGTCTTCTCAAG GATACAGAGGAGGTCATTTCTTTGGTGAGTAAAAGTGCAAGAAACAAGATGTCAACACCACACAAGCTGGAGTCCACTGCCGATCTCTTGCCCGCCTTGGACAGTATTCACGTCCTCATTCAGCTTATGCAAG gtgagacagagagtgactACCACTGGGTGTACTGCAGCAAGTTCCTCCTTGCTGGCCTCTGTCACCTCCTGAAGTGCCTGGAGAAAGTGGATGAGAAAAACTTCCAAAGTCCACAGGAGTACCATCAGGTCCTCAGCCTCACCAACCTGCTGGTCCGCAAAGCTGAGATGGTCTTCAGCAGCCACTTGGCCTCCTG CCTGCCTCctgtgcagaagaagaagaagagggtgtCAAGTGGCTGCTGGCTGCCTTGGTGGTGTGTGTTCCTGGGATGGTTTTTGCTGCTGTCCATCAGCGGAATATCCACTTTCTTCACCCTGTTGTATGGTCTTGATTATGGCAAAGAGAAGTCTATCAAGTGGGTAATTTCTCTGGGCCTCTCCCTCTTCCAGAGCATCTTCATACTGCAACCTCTCAAG gtgaTAGGCGTTGCTGTGTTTTTTGCGCTGCTGCTGAAACCCGTGGCTGTAGAGGAGACTGAAGAAGTTGAGCAGGTGCTGTTAG AGCAACAAGACAAGTGTAGACGCTACTCTGGCAGAGACACGCTGTGA
- the mcee gene encoding methylmalonyl-CoA epimerase, mitochondrial — MASAVLKVAAGGISRCSRVALLRAHSTTAPLHQGVPSSLWKLGRLNHIAIAVPDMEKATALYRDVLGATVSDKVPLPEHGVYTVFVELGNTKLELLHPLGEKSPIAGFLQKNKSGGMHHICIEVDNINAAIADLKAKNIRTLSAEPRIGAHGKPVMFLHPKDCDGVLVELEEA; from the exons ATGGCGTCCGCCGTGCTGAAGGTTGCAG cGGGAGGTATTTCCAGATGTTCTCGTGTTGCCCTCTTGAGGGCACACTCAACAACAGCACCTCTCCATCAAGGTGTTCCTTCATCCCTGTGGAAGCTGGGGAGGCTGAACCACATTGCCATTGCTGtgcctgacatggagaaggCCACAGCTCTGTATCGGGATGTTCTGGGAGCCACAGTGAGTGACAAAGTGCCTCTGCCTGAGCATGGTGTCTATACAGTGTTTGTAGAACTGGGGAACACCAAGCTGGAGCTGCTACATCCTCTGGGGGAGAAGAGCCCCATTGCCGGCTTCCTACAGAAGAACAAATCTGGAGGGATGCACCATATCTGTATAGAG GTAGACAACATTAATGCAGCAATAGCCGACCTGAAAGCAAAGAACATCAGAACTCTGTCAGCAGAGCCACGGATAGGTGCTCACGGGAAACCAGTGATGTTTCTCCATCCTAAAGACTGTGATGGTGTGCTGGTGGAGCTTGAGGAAGCATGA
- the ist1 gene encoding IST1 homolog isoform X2, producing the protein MLGGGFKAERLRVNLRLVINRLKLLEKKKTELAQKARKEIADYLSSGKDERARIRVEHIIREDYLVEAMEILELYCDLLLARFGLIQSMKELDPGLQEAVSTLIWAAPRLQSEVSELKIVSEQLCAKYSKEYGKLCRTNQIGTVNDRLMHKLSVEAPPKILVERYLIEIAKNYNVPYEPDAMVRPEVCPGEEADLIDVDNDKKSGGGGGGGGFTAPAAAMPMPMPMPMPMPMPMPMPTAFNYPPPKGAEPFNPPVGTYDNFQQPMGRGQPPQLPTSPPTYESAVGHVPSPFDNNALPELPSVPDTLPTSSFGGNTTTSDDIDFDDLTRRFEELKKKT; encoded by the exons ATGCTGGGAGGAGGATTCAAAGCGGAGAGACTAAGAGTCAACCTCCGGCTGGTCATCAACCGTCTAAAACTTcttgagaaaaagaaaa CCGAACTGGCTCAGAAGGCAAGAAAGGAGATTGCGGATTACCTCTCATCAGGAAAGGATGAGCGAGCGCGGATCCGTGTGGAGCATATCATACGAGAGGACTATCTGGTTGAGGCCATGGAGATCCTGGAGCTTTACTGTGACCTGCTGTTGGCTCGCTTTGGCCTTATTCAGTCTATGAA GGAACTAGATCCAGGCTTACAGGAAGCAGTATCCACTCTCATCTGGGCAGCACCCCGTCTCCAGTCAGAGGTGTCTGAGCTTAAAATT GTATCTGAACAGCTATGTGCAAAATATAGCAAGGAGTACGGCAAGCTATGCAGGACAAACCAGATTGGCACAGTCAACGACAGG CTGATGCACAAACTGAGCGTGGAAGCTCCTCCCAAAATCTTGGTGGAACGCTACCTTATAGAGATCGCCAAGAACTACAATGTACCATATGAACCTGACGCCATGGTCAGA CCTGAGGTGTGTCCTGGAGAGGAGGCAGACCTGATTGATGTGGACAATGACAAGAAgtctggaggaggtgggggtggtggaggtttcacagctccagctgctgctaTGCCCATGCCCATGCCCATGCCCATGCCCATGCCTATGCCCATGCCTATGCCAACAGCTTTCAACTATCCACCTCCCAAAGGAGCT GAACCGTTTAATCCTCCTGTTGGAACCTACGACAACTTTCAGCAACCCATGGGTAGAGGGCAGCCCCCTCAGCTGCCCACTTCTCCCCCCACATACGAGTCC gccgtag GTCATGTCCCTTCGCCATTTGACAACAATGCCCTCCCAGAGCTGCCCTCTGTTCCTGACACACTCCCTACTTCCTCATTTGGCGGAAACACCACCACCTCAGATGACATCGACTTTGATGATTTAACACGGCGAtttgaggagctgaagaagaagaccTAA
- the mphosph10 gene encoding U3 small nucleolar ribonucleoprotein MPP10, whose amino-acid sequence MASGDVWRVLEECVKTINANTAQPENFLSLQDGVAADFTSLTKTLYDLHKGQEPSDYKASPLTQLVVENFDEEQIWQELELQNNAVLKYFKNSIDEALSDETLTVLEEEEEEDDDNDQDEEEETDYESFDEEQEENTSRQSNKMAEDGAEDYSEEDSDVDFDVDALEKREKQKKEVGRKGSKTKVVPSEVDDKFFKLSEMESFLDDMDKREGKERNDEDNVDYFQDLPSDEDDDVDLEQILSSKKKKKSTVKSSRNLKYKDFFDAVDSEAAKTDDQSDGEDDSMDEIQEEGEEELDDEEDDYDGEEEGDDEDKEQNPSKASHKKVTFNLSGDEDSEGEDLEDIFGGKASNSETKSSFEKRQEKMSKKIEELEKAALTEKPWQLSGEATAQTRPENSMLEEDLDFEQTSRMAPAITEETTLQLEDIIKQRIKDQAFDDVVRKEKPKEEVFEYKKRLTLDHEKSKQSLAEIYEQEYIKQTQQKTEEEENSAHVEIQKLMDTLFLKLDALSNFHFTPKPPVPEVKVVSNLPSITMEEVAPVTVSDGTLLAPEEIKEKNKAGDILGDMEKTSTDKKRERRHKKKVKRVKIKEKEKRQKLKEASQTGENKKQSKAEVAENLKKLTKGGKATILKDEGKDKALRSSQAFFSQLQDQVKSQIKSAKDQSSKKKKNKEVSVSKLKL is encoded by the exons ATGGCTAGTGGGGATGTGTGGCGTGTGCTGGAAGAGTGTGTAAAGACAATAAATGCCAACACAGCACAACCAGAGAACTTTCTGAG CCTTCAAGATGGGGTGGCAGCAGACTTTACTTCTCTCACAAAGACCCTGTATGACCTCCACAAAGGTCAAGAGCCCTCAGATTATAAAGCCAGCCCACTGACTCAGTTAGTTGTGGAAAACTTTGACGAAGAGCAGATTTGgcaggagctggagctgcagaaCAATGCTGTGCTAAAATACTTTAAAAATTCCATTGATGAGGCTTTATCAGATGAGACATTAACTGTgttagaagaggaggaggaggaggatgatgataatgaccaagatgaagaagaagaaacagattaTGAAAGCTTTGATGAGGAACAAGAGGAAAACACATCTAGGCAGTCAAATAAAATGGCTGAGGACGGGGCAGAGGATTACTCAGAAGAGGACTCGGATGTGGATTTTGATGTGGATGCTTTGGAAAAacgagagaaacagaaaaaggagGTTGGAAGAAAAGGTTCCAAAACAAAAGTGGTCCCCTCAGAGGTTGATGATAAGTTTTTCAAACTGTCAGAGATGGAGTCATTTCTTGATGATATGGACAAACGAGAAGGGAAGGAGAGAAATGATGAAGACAACGTAGACTATTTTCAGGACTTGCCTTccgatgaggatgatgatgtggACCTAGAACAGATCCTTTCctccaaaaagaaaaagaaaagcact GTGAAGAGCTCCAGGAATCTCAAGTACAAAGACTTCTTTGATGCTGTGGATAGTGAAGCGGCCAAAACAGATGACCAGTCAGATGGAGAGGATGACAGCATGGATGAAATCCAGGAGGAAGGTGAAGAAGAACtggatgatgaagaagatgattATGATGGTGAAGAGGAGGGTGATGATGA GGACAAGGAGCAAAATCCGTCAAAGGCATCTCATAAGAAAGTGACTTTTAACCTCTCTGGAGATGAAGACAGCGAGGGAGAGGACCTGGAGGACATTTTTGGAGGAAAAGCTTCAAACTCTGAAACAAAGTCATCATTTGAGAAACGGCAAGAAAAG ATGTCAAAGAAGATCGAGGAGCTTGAGAAAGCTGCTCTAACAGAGAAGCCCTGGCAGTTGTCTGGGGAGGCGACAGCGCAGACTCGTCCAGAGAACAGCATGCTAGAGGAAGATTTGGATTTTGAGCAGACATCCAGGATGG CTCCTGCTATCACAGAGGAAACCACCCTTCAGCTTGAAGATATAATCAAACAAAGAATTAAAGACCAG GCCTTTGACGATGTGGTCCGCAAGGAGAAACCTAAAGAGGAGGTGTTTGAGTACAAAAAGAGGTTAACTTTGGACCATGAGAAGAGCAAACAGAGTCTTGCAGAGATCTACGAACAAGAATACATCAAGCAGACTCAG CAAAAaactgaagaagaggagaactCAGCCCATGTAGAAATTCAGAAACTTATGGACACTCTGTTCCTCAAGTTGGATGCTCTGTCCAACTTCCACTTCACACCTAAACCA CCTGTCCCTGAGGTCAAAGTGGTGTCTAACTTACCCTCCATTACTATGGAGGAGGTGGCTCCAGTCACTGTCAGTGATGGTACTCTGCTTGCACCTGAAGAAATCAAG GAGAAGAACAAAGCGGGAGATATATTGGGTGATATGGAGAAGACATCCACAGACAAGAAGCGTGAGAGGCGCCACAAAAAGAAGGTGAAGCGCGTAAAGATCAAGGAGAAGGAAAAGAGGCAGAAACTTAAAGAAGCCAGTCAAACTGGGGAGAATAAAAAGCAATCAAAGGCTGAAGTGGCAGAAAACCTCAAGAAACTCACAAAAGGAGGCAAAGCCACCATACTCAAG GATGAAGGTAAGGACAAGGCTCTCCGATCCTCTCAAGCTTTCTTCTCGCAGCTGCAGGACCAGGTCAAAAGTCAGATCAAAAGTGCAAAGGACCagtcttcaaagaaaaagaaaaacaaagaggttTCTGTCAGCAAGCTCAAGTTATAG
- the ist1 gene encoding IST1 homolog isoform X1, with product MLGGGFKAERLRVNLRLVINRLKLLEKKKTELAQKARKEIADYLSSGKDERARIRVEHIIREDYLVEAMEILELYCDLLLARFGLIQSMKELDPGLQEAVSTLIWAAPRLQSEVSELKIVSEQLCAKYSKEYGKLCRTNQIGTVNDRLMHKLSVEAPPKILVERYLIEIAKNYNVPYEPDAMVRPEVCPGEEADLIDVDNDKKSGGGGGGGGFTAPAAAMPMPMPMPMPMPMPMPMPTAFNYPPPKGAEPFNPPVGTYDNFQQPMGRGQPPQLPTSPPTYESIDDLSDKPSVPSQAVGHVPSPFDNNALPELPSVPDTLPTSSFGGNTTTSDDIDFDDLTRRFEELKKKT from the exons ATGCTGGGAGGAGGATTCAAAGCGGAGAGACTAAGAGTCAACCTCCGGCTGGTCATCAACCGTCTAAAACTTcttgagaaaaagaaaa CCGAACTGGCTCAGAAGGCAAGAAAGGAGATTGCGGATTACCTCTCATCAGGAAAGGATGAGCGAGCGCGGATCCGTGTGGAGCATATCATACGAGAGGACTATCTGGTTGAGGCCATGGAGATCCTGGAGCTTTACTGTGACCTGCTGTTGGCTCGCTTTGGCCTTATTCAGTCTATGAA GGAACTAGATCCAGGCTTACAGGAAGCAGTATCCACTCTCATCTGGGCAGCACCCCGTCTCCAGTCAGAGGTGTCTGAGCTTAAAATT GTATCTGAACAGCTATGTGCAAAATATAGCAAGGAGTACGGCAAGCTATGCAGGACAAACCAGATTGGCACAGTCAACGACAGG CTGATGCACAAACTGAGCGTGGAAGCTCCTCCCAAAATCTTGGTGGAACGCTACCTTATAGAGATCGCCAAGAACTACAATGTACCATATGAACCTGACGCCATGGTCAGA CCTGAGGTGTGTCCTGGAGAGGAGGCAGACCTGATTGATGTGGACAATGACAAGAAgtctggaggaggtgggggtggtggaggtttcacagctccagctgctgctaTGCCCATGCCCATGCCCATGCCCATGCCCATGCCTATGCCCATGCCTATGCCAACAGCTTTCAACTATCCACCTCCCAAAGGAGCT GAACCGTTTAATCCTCCTGTTGGAACCTACGACAACTTTCAGCAACCCATGGGTAGAGGGCAGCCCCCTCAGCTGCCCACTTCTCCCCCCACATACGAGTCC ATTGATGACCTCTCTGACAAACCTTCTGTTCCTtcccaggccgtag GTCATGTCCCTTCGCCATTTGACAACAATGCCCTCCCAGAGCTGCCCTCTGTTCCTGACACACTCCCTACTTCCTCATTTGGCGGAAACACCACCACCTCAGATGACATCGACTTTGATGATTTAACACGGCGAtttgaggagctgaagaagaagaccTAA